The segment CCGCCGCGATCGCCGGCTCCATTTCTTGCAACCCTGCAAGAAGTACCGGTACGGCGTCTGAGTCCAGGGTGACGATGCCCTCAAGGGCCTCCTCACGGAGGTCTTGGTCCACATCCGCAAACGCCCTCACTAGGCGTGAGCACGCTTCCAAACCGCCGATGCGGCTCAACGACCAAGCCGCCGCGCTACGCGCGAAGTACGGGCGCTGATGATCGTCGAGGATCGCGCTCAGCATCCTCACGCACTCATCGGTGCCAGCTTCCCCCAACGAAATCACCGCCTCCAGTCGGATCTGCTGGTCGGGACTCGCCAAGTACGGTGCGAAGAGGTGCTCTGCACTCTCGCCACGGACAGCGACAAGATACGCTGCTGCCTCCAACCGGATGTACATGTCCTCTTCACGATCGCGCTCGAGACTCGCAACGGTCGCCCAAACGGAATCCTTCCGTCGGAGCCTCGCGAGCTTCACCCCGGTGAACCGTTGAGTCCGCTCACGGGACGCCAGAAGCTGCGAAAGGTGGCCCTCGGGCCACACACCGGGGCAGCGAAGGTCGTCATCGGTCTCCGGCCTGACTCTCGACGCGAGGATCTGATTGAGCGCGATTTCCTCGCCCACGGCCACGGTGATTCGGAGCTCTTCGGGAACCGTCCGAGTGTAACGATGTCCGTCGCTAGCTCGAACAGTCGTGATCCTCTGACCCGTGACCGATTCTACAAAGCCGTCTCGGCTGGAGAACCACGCCTTCCATGTGACGCTGGTCTCCGATCCTTCGGTAACG is part of the Gammaproteobacteria bacterium genome and harbors:
- a CDS encoding HEAT repeat domain-containing protein, giving the protein MPPLALKPDSSFFRKIALGAVGSRHVAHDLERLGHQVVELERGAMDTKLWKDVKRKRVRIPDLVCELCGLRIESRAKARPDLSMSHSSSDHERAWDFGMVNADVIAFPVCKAGEDEQWSAGRLQESVSYWHERNWIRWHAEGTVNYVRVARFRAVSRDGETTKGVTEGSETSVTWKAWFSSRDGFVESVTGQRITTVRASDGHRYTRTVPEELRITVAVGEEIALNQILASRVRPETDDDLRCPGVWPEGHLSQLLASRERTQRFTGVKLARLRRKDSVWATVASLERDREEDMYIRLEAAAYLVAVRGESAEHLFAPYLASPDQQIRLEAVISLGEAGTDECVRMLSAILDDHQRPYFARSAAAWSLSRIGGLEACSRLVRAFADVDQDLREEALEGIVTLDSDAVPVLLAGLQEMEPAIAAGCAEALRQHGAVSDETLRELTAQLASGNPSVWAVWLVGHLPRERLAGAVADLQETAPELHYAITLLWSFVESWIARRWELQPDANLPDRNDGR